A genome region from Pan troglodytes isolate AG18354 chromosome 3, NHGRI_mPanTro3-v2.0_pri, whole genome shotgun sequence includes the following:
- the GUF1 gene encoding translation factor GUF1, mitochondrial isoform X3: MKDVTEAQIGDTLCLHKQPVEPLPGFKSAKPMVFAGMYPLDQSEYNNLKSAIEKLTLNDSSVTVHRDSSLALGAGWRLGFLGLLHMEVFNQRLEQEYNASVILTTPTVPYKAVLSSSKLIKEHREKEITIINPAQFPDKSKVTEYLEPVVLGTIITPDEYTGKIMMLCEARRAVQKNMIFIDQNRVMLKYLFPLNEIVVDFYDSLKSLSSGYASFDYEDAGYQTAELVKMDILLNGNTVEELVTVVHKDKAHSIGKAICERLKDSLPRQLFEIAIQAAIGSKIIARETVKAYRKNVLAKCYGGDITRKMKLLKRQAEGKKKLRKIGNVEVPKDAFIKVLKTQSSK; encoded by the exons ATGAAAGATGTCACTGAAGCGCAAATAGGAGATACATTATGTTTACATAAGCAACCAGTGGAGCCCTTGCCTGGGTTTAAATCAGCGAAACCAATGGTATTTGCAG GAATGTATCCTCTAGACCAATCTGAATATAACAATCTGAAGAGTGCTATAGAAAAACTGACTTTAAATGATTCCAGTGTGACCGTTCATCGGGATAGTAGCCTTGCTCTGGGTGCTGGCTGGAG GCTAGGATTTCTTGGACTTTTGCACATGGAAGTTTTCAACCAGCGACTGGAGCAAGAATATAATGCTTCTGTTATTTTAACAACCCCTACTGTTCCATATAAAGCTGTACTGTCATCATCAAAATTGATAAAG gaacatagagaaaaagaaattacaattaTCAATCCTGCACAATTCCCCGATAAATCAAAAGTAACAGAATATTTGGAGCCAGTTGTTTTGGGCACTATTATCACACCAGATGAATACACTGGAAAAATAATGATGCTTTGCGAG gCTCGAAGAGCAGTTCAGAAGAATATGATATTTATTGATCAAAATAGAGTTATGCTTAAATATCTCTTTCCTTTGAATGAAATTGTGGTAGATTTTTATGACTCTCTGAAATCCCTATCTTCTGGATATgctag ttttgatTACGAAGATGCAGGCTACCAGACTGCAGAACTTGTAAAAATGGATATTCTACTGAATGGAAATACTGTAGAGGAGCTAGTAACTGTTGTACACAA AGACAAAGCTCATTCAATTGGCAAAGCCATATGTGAACGGCTGAAGGATTCTCTTCCTAGGCAACTGTTTGAGATAGCAATTCAAGCTGCTATTGGAAGTAAAATCATTGCAAGAGAAAC tGTGAAAGCCTATAGGAAAAACGTTTTGGCAAAATGT tatggTGGTGATATTACCCGAAAAATGAAGCTTTTGAAGAGACaagcagaagggaaaaaaaagctgaGGAAAATTGGCAACGTTGAAGTTCCAAAAGATGCTTTTATAAAAGTTCTGAAAACACAATCTTCTAAATAA